One Bos javanicus breed banteng chromosome 10, ARS-OSU_banteng_1.0, whole genome shotgun sequence genomic window, ctttaaaaaacaggAGTATTCAGGGTAAGGAAATACATCTTAGTCCTTAATAAAGTTATATGCTATATTTAGGCAGAATAATTATGCTCTACTGATTCCCTTTAATGAAATATTCTCAATTTTTGAGAGGTTTTTATTTGACTGTGAGATAGATAGACTacataatcattttcacaatccACAATATAATCCCATTTTAGAATGTTCTTTCATTAGAATAATACCTGTATTGATATCCTAAAATTTGgcttttcaaagaaaattcaacaaagatagataaatacaaaaaacaaacaaacaaaaaaaaccttgctTCTCCCCAGCAGctatttctttgaattaaaggaaaaaaaaaaatctcagcttcAACTCCAAGTAATAATTCCTGGGGAAATAATAAGTGAAGCtattatttctttagtttttatggAACCTCTCACTTATCTTCATAGCCCTTGACATCCTCCCTTTTACTCCTCAGAATCCACTTTAcagcataattttaaatatactttttaccCTGCCCAGAAATATTTACCTTACCACCTGGGAGCCTTCTTCTCAGGAATCATAGCCTTCAGCATCACCCAGGCATATATGAACCACTTAGCTCTCACTCCCCGCCCCCACTGCCCCAAACATTAGGTTTCTTCTTATTGGCTAAAATCTTCCTTGAAAAAGACGACCAAGCAATGATTGGCCTGAAATAATACCACCCAGCCATTAGCACAGAAGAACCTTGAGTTCTACATCAACTTGTAACCAGGAGTAAACCATTAATCCCTTTAGACAGGAAGACAAATAGTTTCTTTAATTCATGAATTGCTCAACAGCAATCATCCAACAAAATATGAACCGTGCTTCAGTTGTTTGAGGTTAGATAAATAGAATCTTATCTCATTTCACATGATTCCTAGTGACCTCCTATTTTTCAGGATTTGCAGCAAAATATAGGCCTCCAAACATAATGTCTATACTTTGCAACTAGAAAATGGTATTTGAGATGATTTTATCTTGTGTATGGTAGATATTATCTTGATtcttctcttcatgggaaatgagCAGATAGAATATGATCAATGACTTATTATTGACAATTATTTCTACTTAATGGGGAAAGCTCTTTTAAGCAGGAATCAAACTATGGGTAAGTTTTTCAGTGGCACTGCTAAATGACCTTTTTAACCTCCACCtggcaaaacatttttttttttctcaaatcaaAACTGGGTTTTGAGTTTTGTTGCAGGAAAGGTTTTGCTCAAATCTGTGAGGTGGTGCTTATTAAGACAGCACAAAGAGTTCCTCCATGCAGGTTCTGTCATTGGTTTTCGATCAGGATGATTGAAGGAGTCCTCCTCATGTTTTATTAGAAACAATTCCGGTGATTTCCAGTTGTCTGAGCAGCACACTTGTGGTGTGATACAGAGAGCAGGAGAAAGTCTCTGAAGTCAGTGCGCTTGATCTACATCCTGGTCCTGTCCCTTCCTGTCTATGTGAACTCTGCAAGTTAGTCAGCCTCATTGTACCTTaacttcctcacctgtaaagtgcaGTTGtgaacaatactgtattgtagaCTTAATGTTAGAGTTAAATAAGTTTGTGTAGAACATTAATGTGCTAATTTCAGAAAACACCAGCTTGCACTTGgtgttttcttttactattttgaCAATACTTAGAATTCACTGATGACTTTTGCAGTCACATCCAAGGGTCTGAGGTAAATCATTAGAGGTTGGGATAGGTACTATGTCTATTAAAATAGGAGGAATGGTAGGTGAACAGATATCAGATTGTACAAAGAGGTCTACAGGTACCTATGTAAAATGCCTTAGAGGCTCTTAGATAAATGTCATGTTAATAAGTCAGGCTAATGTCATGAGACTGTATCAGAAATTGAGACAGAATTACATGGAAGATAAAGACCTATAACTCATTTTGCTCTTAAAGGCCACTGGTGCAAGGCATTTATCTGTTCCACAAAGGGTTCTGACTTCCCATATAATAGACAAAGGGAGTAGTTGCATTTCAGACTCAGCTGAGTGAAGCCAGCTGTTTAGATCAGCTAAAATGAGGCTGGGACCCAAAATAAGTCCTATTCACTCACCCTGGACAGGGGTTATGAACTTACCTGCAGTATTTCTGCCACCTCTGGCCTCCCTTTCCTTCAACTGTTCCCTTAACTCCAGCCCTCTTTGAGGAGCCCATCTATTTATTCCTCAACCTTTTTCCTCTACCAAAGACTATGACTGCCTCTGATAGCcatcaatttccttttttcttgctgACTAACTACTTGACTACAGTGTAGTGTGAATTGGTTTTGGTTTTAGTCTTACATCAACTAGACACTTTCACTCAAAGCCTTTTATCTCTAACTGTGAAATGAAAGTCTTTGTTCTCCATTAAGGGGATTCAGCCATTCTGGAGCAGATGGGAGATGGTTTAGGGGATATGGATGAAATTACACCATCCATAAAGCCAACCTGGAAAGGCCTTTCAGACAGGTAGGTAAGGTAACAGGGGAAAACTGTCTAGAGGtcctctctgtcttttttcttgTCCTCCTTGCCAGGGCTCTTGGGAATTGGCATCTACGGGATAATCTGACTATGACATTGAACATCTATTCCTAAAAGGATTAGAATTTCATGAAATTTCCAGGAGCTCCATGCTGTAACCATCTTTTATATCATATTGTTTTTGGCTCTGAAAATACAGAGCCAAATATTTCCTTCTAACATTTCCTTCCCATagctttccccccaccccaaaaggcACAAAATAGTCTAAGGCACAAAATAACCCTGAATGAAGGTGAATGAAGACACTTTTGGTGAAAAGAATTTCTCTTTAGTAGGATTAGAAATAATATAATGCTAAGGCAGGTTTGATAATATCTGAAAAGTTTATGGGTATTGAATATTCAGAAACAATGCTCATACTTTACAAAGTTTTTTATCTTTGGTTTTTGGAGTCTTTTTCCTTGTTGAAATAAAGATCTGTCCTTGTTAACATAACAAATCTAGTCACCAAAATGAAAGGTCTTGTTGGGTGCCTTCCTTGGGAGACAAATGGAGTATCTGATACTTGGGGACATATCTTAGTGAGTACTTCAAAAGTCTGGGTCACTAAGGAGATGACTAGGATCATGGACATTTATAGATTTCAGTGTGTCCAGCGGACTTGGCTCAGTGACCTGTTCTGGACCAAATTACTAACTGGATACAAAGTATCCTAGGTTGACACTCCAGTACATACTGGGATTCAAAGACTCTCCTTAAGGTGTGAGTTTGGTTCAGAAAATCTATAGCCAGCACAGATGTGTTCTAAATCTACTAGGAGATGAAAAGTGTCAGGGATTCTCACTGAAAAAGCTGATTTTGGAGTGCCATAGACCTGGGCAATAATCATATTATGAAATAGGCAAGAAGAAGTGTTGAGGACAGTGAATGTACAGCATGATATCTATAAACAATGACTATGATTTCGAGGATAGTTTAATTTCTAATACAATCATTCCATTGCTTGGTGACCTTtgaaagttacttaatctctctgagcttcagttcctcatctgtaaaattgaaataataaaatagaaatagtagTACCAAACTCAAAGGACTGATCAGAGTATCAAGTTGCATAATAAATGGAAAGAACTTAATTTAGTCCTTACTTTCAGTACgtattaatcctttttttttttttggtgtgtatgGCAGGTCTGTATTCTCAAGTGACACaaatatttttgcattatttatCTCCTGGTGCATTCCTCCATTCATTTACAATAGATAGAATTTTGTAGTTGGAAATAATTTAgaattatgtaattttatttttaatttatcaaatgAAGAGAATGAATACCGGGGAGGTTGAATAACTTAAcatctaaccattgcttcttaaGGTttgataatctctttaacaattacCAATAAGGATAATAAATAATGATGGCAAGGTATATTTAAACAGTGTTTTCTGGTTTTCAAATTACTTTCCCACTCATTATAAGTCATTTGGTCCTCCCATAATTCCTGCAAAACATgtaaaatagttttctttatcCTTGTTTTACAGCTGTGGGACTTAAGTTCCCATTGGATAACTTTTTAGGTCATAATGCTTGTTCTTGGCTAGACAAATATTAGAATTAAAATCTCAGAGTTTGGGCTCCTAAACTGAAGAACTTTTCATGACATCTTAAATCTTTATTCATCTCAGTTCCCTGAGTTTCCAGGTATATTTGTAGAGTTCACAAGGCACTAGAATTAAAAAGGTTGTTAAAAAGTCTCTGGATAACCTCCTCGCTGAACTTAACAGAGATGAGATGACTTGGCCAAGGTTGACAGCTATAATGGTGGCAGAATGGAGCCTGGACTTCTTATTTCCACTAGGTCACAATGAAAActccttttgtaattttatttataaaaggggaggggaagggagtatCACTATGATCCCAAGCTAGGGAATTTTATTGCAAGAGattctagaaaaagaagaaataaaagggtcAAATCATGGTATTTTGGAATCTTTATGGCCTGCGGTTACTTGTAAGGTTTGTGTGAACATTGTTGACCTATGGCTATTTTTAGGAAATATATATTCTGTTTATTCTTTGGAGTGAAGGACCCTTATCTTTGACACCTAATTCTCTAAAGCAAGGGAGCCAGAGTGAGTATAGCGAGGGTGTCTGGGTGTTGCATAGGAGcagatgcagggcttccctggtggctcagacagtaaagcatctgcctgcaatgtgggagaccagggtttgatccctgagttgagaagatcccctggagaaggaaatggcaacccactccagtaatcttgcctggaaaattccatggatggaggagcctggtaggtgacagtccatgggatcacaaagagtcggagatgactgagcaacttcacttacttacttacttacttacttacttattcaTTAGAAAACTCAGTGTGAGgacagaggaaagtgaaaaatcccAACAGTGGTTTATTAACCACACACATTTATTGAATTTAGTGAGTGAAATTAGCTTCTTCCAGCACACTGAAGGAAATTACAGTTGTGTCCATCATGTGTTCCAGCAGTATAACCCTAAAAACTGTAAAGCTGGAACATTCAGGCAAGTGCATATTCAAATGTCCCTTTATCAAACTCTTCTACTTCATCTTCCCATGTAGAGGAAGGCATGCTACTATATGGGTCTAACAGGATTTTGAAGCATCTGATAATAAGAAGTCCCAAGAAGATACACAAAATCCCAACAAAAGCGAAGCCAGTTTTCTGCTCCAGAGTCAATGAGAAAGCTGACACTTCGTTGACACTCATCTTAGCTGAAGTGTTGCCACAGTAGGTACTACTCATAATTCACTGTCACATCATTTTGGGTCTTCAGAATTCCTGCTGAAGTCACCTCTTGGCCTAGATACAAAATTGGACTCACTTTAGTTTTATCCATATAAAGCATTAGacaggtaatttttaaaataaaatatgatatttttcaAACTCTCTTGACTTAACTcacaaaagatatttgaaaatatcatCAGATATGGATCAGGATCAAATTAGCATTGGAGATGCTACTTTTACTGTAGTAATTACAGAATTGTCTTCATGGACACATAAAACTATACCTGTATACACTAAATATAAAATCAAGTATAAAGGGGAATAGTCAAATTATTAACCCTGAAAGCTTTTGATTCATTGCGAGATGGTTGTCATTACTTCTTTGACCCAAGTTGTCatctaattttcatttcatttttgcgTGTATCAATAAAGTCATAATAAATTATAGGTATAAGCTGATCAAGCTCTCTAAAGTCCATGCTTTAAGGTCTATCTCCAATGCCATTTTTTCTGATAGATTATGATCCTTTTAGGTAGGTGTaatatcttcattcttttttacccCCTTAGCTTTTAGACTTATATTCTTATAGTTTCTTTTCCACTACCGCTTTATACACtaaatgctaattttttaaagagagaaattgtgtttttaaaattacattaaaaagagCAATACCTAACATAGCGGCTTGCAAGTTACAACGCCGAAGTAGCCATGGATGATTAATCATCTCCCCAACTCCTCCATTATCTCTCACACCCTAATTAGACATAAAATCCAGGTTAAACAGCATGCTTTCTATGAAATTCAGCTGCAAGTCTAGCTCCCCAGACTCCTTGCCGACCAGATTCCCATTCTCTCTAAGCTCCTACTATATTGAGATTCTAACACTACAGCAAAAGTGTTCAGAATTTGTGTGTTGAATTGAAGCAAAATAGACCTTTCCATTTGATGTCTTAAAGTTAattaaattaatcaattaaaattaaGATTAGTTAATTAAATCAAATGGTTACTAACCCATAGCTGCCCTTCTTGAGAATTGTAACCAAAAGCTTGTCATCCAATAACTGAAAATGATAGACTGCtagtgtttttgtcttttttgttgcttcttttgataattttaaagattgtatttattaaaatgactGACCCTTCAGGGTTTTTTGGATTGAATTTTCAGAAAACAACTGAGGCAGAACAAGAAATTGGAGCTAAGGAGTGGAAAAAATGAGTAATTATTAAGAACAAGACTTACAGCTTTCAAACTTGTTCACCCACTTATGCAATAATTAATATCaaacagtatttattttataatggttTGCATTACAAAATAGCTCTGTCTTCAAATCCTAAGTGTCAGAAATAATCAATAGGTTCTGTGACATGCTGGTTATTAGACTTTTCTGttcaacagaaggaaaaatatgttTCAACCATATTTATGTAATTTCTTTCTACCATTTTTCTGCATTAATAATTAAgtatactgaatatattttaagaagaTTTCAGATCACTTAAGTGGTCTTTTCTGAAGATTGAACTCTTTTTATACTATTTATCCTATAGAAGGTAGgggagactgaactgaatatctatgACCTAGGTATTAACCAGAACTTTTTTTCtgaccaaaattttaattttattgctttgtCAATTAAAAGTCATTTGCTTAGATTCATAATCATTTGCTTAGATTCATACATCCTCTGGTTCATTTATTTAATGGGTGGACAAACTGAAAAGGAGTCTGCTTCTACATGGAGATGCTGGATCAATCATTTGGCTGATTCAATCAAGTAACTAATTGAATTATTTCTTCACTGGAGTCCTGACCTTGCTAGGGTATACCATTTGACTGTCTCCTGGGACACTGGGTAAGAAGAGGCAATAAACGTGGTTTGCTGAAGGGCTTAGTAAACGGACTTCCTTCAACGAAGGGCTTGTTGCCCAGCACCTGGGAGTGCTACCAGCAGATAATCCTCAGCTGGTAGTTCCTCTCCTTGATAGCAGAGAGCTGCCTCACCCAAGGTCACTTCGCTTCCAACAGCAGACAACTAATAATAATTGATTAATGTGAGAATATAAGGGCCTGGCCGTCTTGGCTTAAAGGGTCACGATTCTGAAGAACCATTCTAGCTTTATATTTCATTAAGGAATAAGCTGaggctgttgttgtttaattacAGCTCAGATCCTGCCCACTCCTGCTTAACTCCCCACTTTTCCACAGGTATTGAGCCCAAGGGCAATACTTAGTAAGCATTTTGCACATTAATCTCTGTCTCAGAGTCTGGTTTCTGAGGAACCTAGCCTGAAACACTTGGTCTCACAAAAGTTAAAACATCTGAGCAGTTTTAATGATCTGTACATTTTTCGGCTAGGTCATCTCACCACCATGCAGAAACAGCCTAAACTGAGTATAGTTATGATATTAGCtaaatttatttatgtgtttttaaaaatcattaagagGCCAAACTGACTTCCTTAtttgaaagtttatttaaaatttggattATTAGGGAAATAGAATCGACATGATTTAGTTGATACAAATATCATGGCAATAGAGTTAGTAGTCTCCCGTGATATTTTTTTGGGGGAAGCTGGTGAGATATGCCtggataatattatttttatgtagaTTTATAGTTCACTGAAGTATCCTAATAAAAATTGTGTTCTGTAATCACAGAGACCGCTCTCTAACATAGTATCACAAAGGTCTAACTCTACATCCTCTTCAGTGTTTTTTGAACAGTAGCTTGAAGATATTAAAGTGATGATTATTAAATTTGACACAAAGCTGGGCCAAAAACTATAAGTTAACTTATAGACTCAAGATTCAAGGCAATTCTGATGACTGGAATTCTGGATGGAAACTTGAAcataaaatttaatagaaaaaaatttaataaaaacccTTCTAAAGTCCCATATTTaagtgagagggagagagatacaTGAAACTTAGATTGGGGACACTTGACTGGGAAGTTCATGTGAACAGATGTTTTATTAATATCTGAAAAGGAAGAACTTGGACCTTTATATTCATCTTAAAATTCTACCTTACaccaaagataaaaacaaaatacaagctAAGGAGAACACCTCAAAGGGCAGTAttcaaatactgaaaaaaaagtcTGACCATTGCTGCAGGCAATGTGTTCACACAAACAAATAAGTTAAAAGTTAAGCAATTGCCTAACAGAATGTGCAGAAAATAGATTCTCTTGGGAATttaagccatatatatatatatatatatacacacacatacatacatacatacatacatacatatatatatatagtagctaaaatatcagtattttctggcctaaatttttcaaatatttgcctAACTTGTCTTATTTCAACACCAAATCTAATGTTTTTGAGAATATACTACTAAGCATGCTGAGCTTTGTACCTTTCAGTCAATTATAGAGTATAATATGATATAAAAGTaatcaaatattattaaaaatcaatAGAAGTGTTCAGATACAGCACTGATTTGTTTGTAATTAATAAGGTATCCAAAATCACTCAATTGTggataaaaaatacatttctttcactttctctaatcCCTGgaactgaagtaaaaaaaaaaaaaaattagcagccTCTGTAAAACAAACATGTTAATGCCTACCTCAAAGGGAAACATCATCTTAATATCCTGTTTATagggaaatagaaaatgaaagaaatatgggAGAAGTTTAGATCATGAAGCTACAAAGCTGTAAATAACAAAgcttcatgagaaaaaaaatttgagaataaagaaatgaatttttagaaaaagagcAGAATGTAAAGTTATGTGGTAAAACTTATTTTAGATATGCTCTGCCACAAAAAAATGGGTCATATTATCAACATTGTACAGTTTAAATATCAGAGTCTATGTGTGTTATGATTAACATATTTCAGTATATTTCTACAATACTTCTGCACATGATAAAATATTGCCTCAAGCCATATTGACTAGAATAAATGTTGAGgtattttagaaatgagaaaattagtTGAAAGCATATCATTCCTTTCATGGCAATTGCCAGAAACTGGGATTTCTAAGTTCTGATGAGTCATGGGATTGGGCCAAGGGTATACCTGTAGTTATCAGTAGGCCCAAATCTCACTGAATTGTTTTGTTGCTGGTAACCAATAAGCAAGCTAACATGTCTTTCTATGACTAGCCATGCAAATAATACTATTGTGAGTAGTCAAGGAAAGATAATAGTATTTTTACACTTGATTCATGAATGTTATGTGTgatgttttttcttctgtgaaataagTTTACTGACTGGAGATATACAAATTCacttttaattcaattttatagTCATTTAATCACCCAACAATGTGCAACTgcagaaaccaaaattgaaaagcaTGTGCCCATTAATAAAAGAATCTCCTATATCTTATTTCAATCAACAGGTTTTTTCCCCCTCCGGTTTACTCATCTATTAATGATATTCCAAACAATAAATCTAAAATAACAACTATTATAGTGGAATATAGTGTTCTAGGTAAAAAGTATTTTGATCACTAGATATAATCATCTCTAATGCTAATGATATGAACATTCATAATTTAATGAAATGAGACATACAGGAAAACCCttgcttaaaaataatgaattctcccatatacacatatatatacaccccttcaaatatcaaaattattAACCCCattaaaagatggaaaagaagCCTTACTGAGGCCACATCTGCAAAGAACTGGTTGATAATTTGGAACAGAATATGTTGGAGTCAAAGAAAACCTTAAATTACAAACCCAGATGTCTTCATGATGAAGTGCATACATTCCAGGCCTTCCCAGGGATCCAAAACCTTGAGATATGCTAGAATCAACCTCCCCCCAACCTTTCAGATTTCAACCTTAAGAGAATTTCCCTTTTAAGAGAATCTTTGAATGGCTCCTCAAGGACTctgacattcctttttttttcctccccaaagcACTGGAAACCTGGtccaaaaattct contains:
- the CTXN2 gene encoding cortexin-2, which produces MSSTYCGNTSAKMSVNEVSAFSLTLEQKTGFAFVGILCIFLGLLIIRCFKILLDPYSSMPSSTWEDEVEEFDKGTFEYALA